The Streptomyces sp. NBC_01363 region CGAGTTGAGGGGCACTCACTTCGACGCCGCCTTCTTGGCCGCGGTCTTCTTCGCGGCGGCCGGGGCGGCGGCCGGGGCGGGCTCGGCCGGCTGCGGGCCGGCCGGTCCGCCGAGCTTCGACACGCCGAACTTCACCGTCGCCTCGTAGGTGTTGTCCGGGTCCAGACGGCGCAGCTCCTCGGCGAGCAGCTCGGCGGTGTCCCGCCGCTTGAGCGCCACCGCGCGGTCCGGCTGGCCCTGCATCGAGAGCGTGGCCAGCGAACCGTCGGGACGGTCCAGGACGATGACGCCGTTCTTGGTCTCCATCCGCACGGCCGTCAGACCGGGGCCGGCGGAGACGGTGCGCTCCACCGGCACCTTGAGCCGGTCCGCGAGCCACATGGCGAGCAGCTCGCAGCTCGGGTTCTCCGACTCGCCCTCGACCGTCGCCGAGACGACCTCGACGTGCTGCTGGTCGAGCGCGGCCGCCAGCATCGAGCGCCACGGCGTGATGCGTGTCCAGGCCAGATCGGTGTCGCCCGGGTTGTACGAGTCGGCGCGCGCCGCCAGCTCCTTGCCCGGGTGCTCCGCCGAGTACGCGTCCGTGATCCGGCGCTGGGCGAGCGCGCCCAGCGGGTCCTTCGCCGGGTCGGCGGGCGCGTCCTCGGGCCACCAGACCACGACCGGGGCGTCCGGCAGCAGCAGCGGCAGGACCACCGACTGGGCGTGGTTGACCAGCTCGCCGTGGAGACGCAGTACGACCGTCTCGCCGGTGCCCGCGTCGGAACCGACCCGCACCTCGGCGTCGAGCCGGGCGTCCCGGCGGCTGCGCGGCGAGCGGCTGACCCGCTTGATCACCGCGATGATCCGCGAGGGATGCTCGCGCGAGGCGTCACCGGCCGACTTGAGCGCGTCGTACGCGTTCTCCTCGTCGGTGACGATGACCAGGGTGAGCACCATGCCGATGGCCGGGGTGCCGATGGCCCGGCGGGCCGAGACCAGCGCCTGGTTGATCTTGCTGGAAGTGGTCTCCGTGAGATCGATCTTCATGGCCGGCGCCAGCTCCGTCCGTCTCGTGCGAGCATCTCGTCGGCCTCGGCCGGACCCCAGGTGCCCGCCGGGTACTGTGCGGGCTTGCCGTGCTTGTCCCAGTACTCCTCGATCGGGTCGAGGATGTTCCAGGAGAGCTCGACCTCCTGGTGCCGGGGGAAGAGGTTGGCGTCGCCGAGCAGCACATCGAGGATGAGCCGCTCGTAGGCCTCCGGGCTGGACTCCGTGAAGGACTCGCCGTAGGCGAAGTCCATCGTGACGTCCCGGACCTCCATCGAGGTGCCGGGCACCTTGGAGCCGAACCGCACGGTCACGCCCTCGTCCGGCTGGACCCGGATGACCAGGGCGTTGCCGCCCAGCTCCTCGGTGGCGCCGGACTCGAAGGGCAGGTACGGAGCCCGCTTGAAGACGACCGCGATCTCCGTGACCCGGCGGCCGAGCCGCTTTCCGGTACGGAGGTAGAACGGCACGCCCGCCCAGCGGCGGTTGTTGATCGTCAGCTTGATCGCGGCGTAGGTGTCGGTCTTCGACTTGGGGTCGATGCCGTCCTCGTCGAGGTACCCGGGGACCTCCTCGCCGCCCTGCCACGCGTGCACGTACTGGGCGCGCACCGTGTGCTTGCCCAGGTCCTCCGGCAGCTCCACCGCCGTGAGCACCTTGAGCTTCTCGGCGACCAGGGCCTTCGGGTGGAAGGAGCCGGGCTCCTCCATCGCGGTCAGTGCCAGCAGCTGGAGCAGGTGGTTCTGGATGACGTCGCGGGCGGCGCCGATGCCGTCGTAGTAGCCGGCCCGGCCGCCGATGCCGATGTCCTCGGCCATCGTGATCTGGACGTGGTCGACGTACGACCTGTTCCAGATCGGCTCGAACATCGTGTTGGCGAACCGCAGCGCCAGGATGTTCTGGACGGTCTCCTTGCCCAGGTAGTGGTCGATCCGGAAGACCTCGTTGGGCGGGAACACGTCGTGCACGATCTGGTTGAGCTCCTGCGCGCTCTTCAGGTCGTGGCCGAAGGGCTTCTCGATGACGGCACGCCGCCAGGAGCCCTCCTTCTGGTCGGCGAGTCCGTGCTTCTTGAGCTGCTGGACGACCTTGGGGAAGAACTTCGGCGGCACGGACAGGTAGAAGGCGAAGTTGCCGCCCGTGCCCTGCGCCTTGTCCAGCTCCTGGATCGTGGTCTTCAGGTGCTCGAAGGCCTCGTCGTCGTCGAAGTTGCCCTGGACGAAGCGCATCCCCTGGATGAGCTGCTGCCAGACCTCTTCGCGGAACGGCGTACGGGCGTGCTGCTTGACGGCGTCGTGGACCTCCTGTGCGAAGTCCTCGTCCTGCCACTCGCGGCGTGCGAAACCGATGAGGGAGAAACCCGGCGGCAACAGGCCGCGATTGGCCAGGTCATAGACGGCGGGCATCAGCTTTTTGCGGGACAAATCGCCCGTGACCCCGAAGATCACCAGGCCCGACGGTCCCGCGATGCGCGGGAGCCGTCGGTCCTGGGGGTCACGAAGCGGGTTGGCTCCGGGAACACCAGACAAGGTGGTCAGCCCTCCGAAGGGGCGAGGCGCTTGAGCTCCGCCTCGGTCGAGTTGAGCAGGTCGATCCAGGCCGCCTCGAACTTCTCGACGCCCTCGTCCTCGAGGAGCTGGACGACGTCGTCGTAGGAGATCCCGAGCTTCGCCACCGCGTCGAGCTCGGCGCGGGACTGCTCGTAGGTGCCGGTGATGGTGTCGCCCGTGATCTGCCCGTGGTCGGCCGTGGCGTCCAGGGTGGCCTCGGGCATGGTGTTCACCGTGCCGGGGGCGACCAGGTCGACGACGTACAGGGTGTCCTTGTAGGCGGGGTCCTTGACGCCGGTCGAGGCCCACAGCGGACGCTGCTTGTTGGCCTGGGCCTTGTCGAGGGCGGCCCAGCGGTCCGAGGAGAAGACCTCCTCGTACGCCTCGTAGGCGAGCCGGGCGTTGGCGAGCGCCGCCTTGCCCTTGAGCGCCTTGGCCTCGTCGGTGCCGAGGGAGTCGAGGCGCTTGTCGATCTCGGTGTCCACGCGGGACACGAAGAACGAGGCCACCGAGTGGATCCTGGAGAGGTCCAGGCCCGCGGCCTTCGCCTTCTCCAGGCCGGCCAGGTAGGCGTCCATGACCTCGCGGTAGCGCTCCAGCGAGAAGATCAGCGTGACGTTGACACTGATGCCCTTGCCGATGACCTCGGTGATCGCCGGGAGACCGGCCTTCGTCGCCGGGATCTTGATGAGCGTGTTGGGCCGGTCCACCAGCCAGGCCAGCTGCTTGGCCTCGGCGACGGTGGCGTCGGTGCGGTGGGCCAGACGCGGGTCGACCTCGATGGAGACCCGGCCGTCCTGGCCGTCCGTGGCGTCGAAGACCGGACGCAGGATGTCCGCCGCGTCCCGTACATCGGCCGTCGTGATCATGCGGATGGCCTCGTCGACCGTGACCTTGCGGGTGGCGAGGTCGGTGAGCTGCTGCTCGTAACCGTCCCCGTGCGAGATCGCCTTCTGGAAGATCGACGGGTTGGTGGTGACGCCCACGACGTGCTGCTGGTCGATCAGCTCGGCGAGGTTGCCCGAGGTGATCCGCTTGCGCGACAGGTCATCGAGCCAGATCGCCACGCCCTCGTCGGAGAGGCGCTTGAGTGCGTCTGTCATGAGAATTGCATCTCCTACTAGTCGTATAACGGCGTCAGCGCGTGGCTGCCGCGAGAGATTCCCGCGCGGCGGCGGCGACGTGCTCGCCGGTGAAGCCGAACTCGCGGAAGAGGACCTTGGCGTCGGCCGAGGCACCGAAGTGCTCCAGCGAGACGATCCGGCCGGCGTCACCGACGTAGCGGTACCAGGTCAGGCCGATGCCGGCCTCGACGGCGACGCGCGCCTTCACGGACGGCGGCAGGACGCTGTCCTTGTACGCCTGGTCCTGCTCCTCGAACCACTCGACCGACGGCATCGAGACCACCCGGGTCGGAATGCCGGCCGCCTGCAGCTCCTCACGCGCCTCGACGGCGAGGTGCACCTCGGAGCCGGTACCGATGAGGAGGACCTGGGCCTCGCCGCCTTCGGCCTCGAAGAGCACGTAGCCGCCCTTGGCCGCGTCCTCGTTCGCCTCGTACGTCGGAACGCCCTGGCGGGTCAGCGCCAGACCGTGCGGGGCGCCCTTGCCGAACACCTTGGTGTAGCGGCGCAGGATCTCGCGCCAGGCGATGGAGGTCTCGTTGGCGTCGGCCGGGCGGACGATGTTCAGGCCCGGGATGGCACGCAGCGCGGCCAGGTGCTCCACCGGCTGGTGGGTCGGGCCGTCCTCGCCGAGACCGATCGAGTCGTGCGTCCACACGTAGGTCACCGGCAGGTGCATCAGCGCGGACAGGCGCACGGCGTTGCGCATGTAGTCGGAGAACACCAGGAAGGTGCCGCCGTAGATACGGGTGTTGCCGTGCAGCGCGATGCCGTTCATGGCCGCGGCCATGGCGTGCTCGCGGATACCGAAGTGGATCGTGCGGCCGTACGGGTCCGCGCCCGGCAGCGGGTTGCCCGCCGGGAGGAACGACGACGTCTTGTCGATCGTGGTGTTGTTCGAGCCCGCGAGGTCGGCGGAGCCGCCCCACAGCTCGGGGATGATCTCGCCGAGCGCCTGGAGCACCTTGCCGGAGGCGGCACGGGTGGCGACACCCTTGCCCGGCTCGAAGACCGGAAGCCGGTCCTCCCAGCCCGCGGGCAGCTCGCCGGCGGCGATCCGGTCGAACTCGGCGGCGCGCTGCGGGTTGGCGGTGCGCCACGCGGCGAAGGTCTTCTCCCACTCGCCCCGGGCCTCACGGCCGCGGTCCAGTGCCTCACGGGTGTGGGCGATGACCTCGTCGGCGACCTCGAAGGTCTTCTCCGGGTCGAAACCGAGGACCTTCTTCGTGGCGGCGACCTCTTCGTCACCGAGCGCCGAGCCGTGCGAGGCCTCGGTGTTCTGGGCGTGCGGCGCGGGCCAGGCGATGATCGAGCGGGCCGCGATGAACGACGGGCGCCCGGTCTCGGCCTTGGCGGCCTGCAGCGCGCGGTACAGACCCGCCGGGTCCAGGTCGCCGTTGGGCAACTGCTCGACGCGCTGGACGTGCCAGCCGTACGCCTCGTACCGCTTCAGGGTGTCCTCGGAGACCGCGGTCTCCGTGTCGCCCTCGATGGAGATGTGGTTGTCGTCCCACAGCAGGACCAGGTTGCCCAGCTTCTGGTGCCCGGCCAGCGAGGACGCCTCCGCGGAGATGCCCTCCTGGAGGCAGCCGTCACCGGCGATGGCCCAGACCATGTGGTCGAACGGGGAGGTGCCGGGGGCCGCCTCCGGGTCGAACAGGCCGCGCTCGTAGCGGGCGGCCATCGCCATGCCCACGGCGTTGGCGACACCCTGGCCCAGCGGGCCGGTGGTCGTCTCGACGCCGGTGGTGTGGCCGTACTCCGGGTGGCCGGGGGTCTTCGAGCCCCAGGTGCGGAAGGCCTTGAGGTCATCGAGCTCCAGGCCGTACCCGGCCAGGTAGAGCTGGATGTAGAGGGTCAGGCTGGTGTGACCGGCCGAGAGCACGAACCGGTCGCGCCCGGCCCAGTCCGCGTCGGCGGGGTCGTGGCGCATCACCTTCTGGAAGAGGGTGTACGCGGCGGGAGCGAGGCTCATGGCCGTACCAGGGTGGCCGTTTCCGACCTTCTGTACGGCGTCCGCTGCAAGGACACGGACAGTGTCCACGGCCCGCTGGTCCAATTCGGTCCACTGGAGATCTGTGGTGGTCGGCTTGGTGCTCACCCTGAGTCAGGGCTCCTCTCCACTGTTGTAAACCGGTGACTGTGACCGCACCGGGCGTTGTCGAGCCTACCCCCGTCGGAACATGCATTTTCCGCTGCTTTCCAGGGTGCAGGCGGCCCGCGGAGTTCGCCTCCCGTATGAGCGCGACGGCTCACTTCTGCGCTACTCCGATGAGCGCTTCTCCTTACTTATGGGCCCTGTGGCGAGCGCGTCCCGATACTTCTGTTCCGCTCCGGTGAGCGGTACCCCCAGCTCATGGGCCCCGCTTCCGCGCCGCTCCAACACGACCCACCCCCGCGAAGGACGGCCTGTCCCCAACGTCTACAGTGGTCTGGTTCGCGCAAGTCTTTACCGGGCCTTCACGCCCGGAGCTTGCTGGGATTTCTCTGTCAGGGGTGTGCGTGACGGCCGTCGAGTCCCGACCCGCAGGGGTCG contains the following coding sequences:
- the opcA gene encoding glucose-6-phosphate dehydrogenase assembly protein OpcA — translated: MKIDLTETTSSKINQALVSARRAIGTPAIGMVLTLVIVTDEENAYDALKSAGDASREHPSRIIAVIKRVSRSPRSRRDARLDAEVRVGSDAGTGETVVLRLHGELVNHAQSVVLPLLLPDAPVVVWWPEDAPADPAKDPLGALAQRRITDAYSAEHPGKELAARADSYNPGDTDLAWTRITPWRSMLAAALDQQHVEVVSATVEGESENPSCELLAMWLADRLKVPVERTVSAGPGLTAVRMETKNGVIVLDRPDGSLATLSMQGQPDRAVALKRRDTAELLAEELRRLDPDNTYEATVKFGVSKLGGPAGPQPAEPAPAAAPAAAKKTAAKKAASK
- the zwf gene encoding glucose-6-phosphate dehydrogenase, translating into MSGVPGANPLRDPQDRRLPRIAGPSGLVIFGVTGDLSRKKLMPAVYDLANRGLLPPGFSLIGFARREWQDEDFAQEVHDAVKQHARTPFREEVWQQLIQGMRFVQGNFDDDEAFEHLKTTIQELDKAQGTGGNFAFYLSVPPKFFPKVVQQLKKHGLADQKEGSWRRAVIEKPFGHDLKSAQELNQIVHDVFPPNEVFRIDHYLGKETVQNILALRFANTMFEPIWNRSYVDHVQITMAEDIGIGGRAGYYDGIGAARDVIQNHLLQLLALTAMEEPGSFHPKALVAEKLKVLTAVELPEDLGKHTVRAQYVHAWQGGEEVPGYLDEDGIDPKSKTDTYAAIKLTINNRRWAGVPFYLRTGKRLGRRVTEIAVVFKRAPYLPFESGATEELGGNALVIRVQPDEGVTVRFGSKVPGTSMEVRDVTMDFAYGESFTESSPEAYERLILDVLLGDANLFPRHQEVELSWNILDPIEEYWDKHGKPAQYPAGTWGPAEADEMLARDGRSWRRP
- the tal gene encoding transaldolase, which gives rise to MTDALKRLSDEGVAIWLDDLSRKRITSGNLAELIDQQHVVGVTTNPSIFQKAISHGDGYEQQLTDLATRKVTVDEAIRMITTADVRDAADILRPVFDATDGQDGRVSIEVDPRLAHRTDATVAEAKQLAWLVDRPNTLIKIPATKAGLPAITEVIGKGISVNVTLIFSLERYREVMDAYLAGLEKAKAAGLDLSRIHSVASFFVSRVDTEIDKRLDSLGTDEAKALKGKAALANARLAYEAYEEVFSSDRWAALDKAQANKQRPLWASTGVKDPAYKDTLYVVDLVAPGTVNTMPEATLDATADHGQITGDTITGTYEQSRAELDAVAKLGISYDDVVQLLEDEGVEKFEAAWIDLLNSTEAELKRLAPSEG
- the tkt gene encoding transketolase encodes the protein MSTKPTTTDLQWTELDQRAVDTVRVLAADAVQKVGNGHPGTAMSLAPAAYTLFQKVMRHDPADADWAGRDRFVLSAGHTSLTLYIQLYLAGYGLELDDLKAFRTWGSKTPGHPEYGHTTGVETTTGPLGQGVANAVGMAMAARYERGLFDPEAAPGTSPFDHMVWAIAGDGCLQEGISAEASSLAGHQKLGNLVLLWDDNHISIEGDTETAVSEDTLKRYEAYGWHVQRVEQLPNGDLDPAGLYRALQAAKAETGRPSFIAARSIIAWPAPHAQNTEASHGSALGDEEVAATKKVLGFDPEKTFEVADEVIAHTREALDRGREARGEWEKTFAAWRTANPQRAAEFDRIAAGELPAGWEDRLPVFEPGKGVATRAASGKVLQALGEIIPELWGGSADLAGSNNTTIDKTSSFLPAGNPLPGADPYGRTIHFGIREHAMAAAMNGIALHGNTRIYGGTFLVFSDYMRNAVRLSALMHLPVTYVWTHDSIGLGEDGPTHQPVEHLAALRAIPGLNIVRPADANETSIAWREILRRYTKVFGKGAPHGLALTRQGVPTYEANEDAAKGGYVLFEAEGGEAQVLLIGTGSEVHLAVEAREELQAAGIPTRVVSMPSVEWFEEQDQAYKDSVLPPSVKARVAVEAGIGLTWYRYVGDAGRIVSLEHFGASADAKVLFREFGFTGEHVAAAARESLAAATR